A part of Methanomassiliicoccales archaeon genomic DNA contains:
- a CDS encoding TrmB family transcriptional regulator, producing MNILEVLNLDLGEIEREYRKIASVLRNIGMTEYEARLLVATVAKTHGSADELAELSMVPRTSAYKALQALEKKGLVFSTKGRPTIYHAVDIEEMRRKYLSELNETFNKLNSIKGLLSEKGTPELVYTIAGKARVMTKIGEMIDTAMKRIVISSPMMKEIRIEHGKRFSEAIKRGVEIIIISEPMVKLPEATRVYRKNDLLATDIIIDVSMAIIASPGLDLCGFSDNPFIAKHLETFILNSLPKNGPEV from the coding sequence ATGAACATCCTTGAGGTATTGAATCTGGACCTTGGTGAGATAGAACGTGAGTATCGTAAGATTGCATCGGTCCTTAGGAACATCGGTATGACAGAATATGAAGCAAGATTGTTAGTCGCAACGGTCGCAAAGACACACGGCTCGGCCGATGAGCTCGCGGAACTTTCCATGGTCCCCAGAACATCCGCATATAAGGCATTGCAGGCCTTAGAAAAAAAAGGTCTGGTCTTCTCCACCAAAGGAAGGCCCACGATATATCACGCTGTCGACATCGAGGAGATGAGAAGGAAATATCTATCGGAGCTGAACGAGACATTTAACAAGCTCAACTCAATTAAAGGTCTATTATCGGAGAAGGGGACACCAGAACTGGTATATACTATTGCAGGCAAGGCCAGGGTTATGACCAAAATAGGGGAGATGATTGATACAGCGATGAAGAGGATCGTTATCTCCTCCCCAATGATGAAAGAGATCAGGATCGAGCATGGGAAAAGATTTTCTGAAGCGATAAAAAGGGGCGTTGAGATCATAATCATATCAGAGCCCATGGTCAAATTGCCAGAGGCCACAAGGGTTTATCGAAAGAACGACCTACTGGCAACGGACATAATCATCGACGTCAGCATGGCCATCATCGCATCACCAGGCCTAGACCTCTGTGGTTTTTCAGACAATCCTTTCATTGCAAAGCATCTGGAGACCTTTATTCTCAATTCCTTACCAAAAAATGGTCCTGAAGTTTGA
- a CDS encoding lamin tail domain-containing protein — protein MTKRKPSTSCNIERKRGLKERRDGQMAFSMVAIILLLISSVAVATISSHTNGPSNRGDSISESVEVEINEIQELVNSLAFSSAMNALNISANDDTKLQANFQRTIDEQLGRTFPLIDGNYEVTLRSENIMITEMPGAKVGIGNGDVGSNMLAFFRVVGKAEICILSSSVISVRNITVDAPIYCPLPMLREAWKCFEILISNSDSMLWQIVRYEITALVQLRTYQWSFSSLGSMIIDQLLSEEDIWNAIVLATILLQRSTFSQYDHGLLGSFKKAPGSSFDKSVLPDLITGEGPVDPADIFLRLYGNNEIDARILIAQSFFASTDLLALRILEYLDVVDIIGTIDRTIESGEFFLKDVVSFVLGKDMEAQNVKNWVKHKFEYAGIEETAYRYLWTEEDDWYVRLNSSTIALLNSSYCYQLVTLPDGVGVDLGVRDILASDEWKELMRNYILSTNELIDSITALVKEISTIIASTSSISSIRLQLDPYDEKGFFEEVEQAVITTLDSSDGYFSNSAEKLVIKDDRDPMGLSMISSIKDNKGVFFQRERTLQEAIDSLSEAIYNDVLSREASFANAPHDYNVGTIRGYIEQSKIQNIIPQIEAFFEKDVDERISVLEVGLIRPSPEAPSFWGNVVQVLLEGGSVDKLGMEKWVEDNVIEMIEDMVASNDLKGGKIIINLPPEYSMSASNLEGKYLTINLRIETDLDNGLFIDVKDPKENMDGRINPNSHITDLKEGSMSPFINCWSFSVEGLFKMRLSLVQGTSFIAQSYEGFTFFGANSDIIVSSGWPLPEVDYQPTNTLTGDMLDLFDQIYKAFKDRLRTIGGAIYDVYQLVQSMRSRSLELISSSLQVASDAVKYTLETLQSSLRNMISEGICSIIESLTYGRRLDPIEIMVLGVTLSVELNPKDNCLAGSRTIVKVTFGYFAGDSKISASSRLFKDPSGNYNFLLNASIISENVRLSMVIDPFLASFPHILEVRGWVQGLYVDLCMPEIVRCKQIGFSLADIPGIGEMLSNIPLPIPGAKGQVNAGISIKLATASQSGPVINEFELNPKGKDGGKEWVEIFNPSKQVVSLSGWTIETMHGKKIVDELGDVLLLPYSRMVYEFQAQALDNGGTGLLPDGDSLVLRDASGKRVDTAPFVPDTKNDGRTWQRDHDGSENWVFREGTKGSPNSESVSRWLDPGDAMLTLEGIVRESLDILEASGGSLFSLGKAMEISMRNALTTIIEDLSGAIIEVGLFLELSLVDETGSVGFTTRYSVCVDSSILEEAWSIVCRTMRDMTTEPSSSMRSLSTFASEDLLAENIWFGLSAGVKMKSLKLQGSKQALACKATTVVKVNLAATGVFLGEEIGAPKMIFGILVSGVLSDNVPLLGMQVSEALDLWLIKGSLVAPE, from the coding sequence ATGACCAAGAGGAAACCATCAACATCTTGCAATATAGAACGTAAGAGGGGACTGAAAGAGCGCAGGGACGGACAGATGGCCTTCTCTATGGTGGCCATCATATTACTTCTTATTTCGTCCGTGGCAGTCGCAACTATATCATCTCATACCAATGGACCATCTAATAGAGGCGATTCGATCTCAGAAAGTGTCGAGGTTGAGATAAATGAGATCCAGGAACTGGTCAATTCTCTTGCCTTCTCTTCTGCTATGAATGCGTTGAACATATCGGCCAATGATGATACAAAACTCCAGGCCAATTTCCAAAGGACGATTGATGAACAACTTGGACGTACTTTCCCTCTTATCGATGGTAATTATGAGGTCACTCTCAGGTCAGAGAACATAATGATCACGGAAATGCCAGGGGCAAAGGTCGGCATTGGTAATGGAGATGTCGGGTCGAACATGCTGGCATTTTTCAGAGTTGTCGGAAAAGCAGAGATCTGCATACTGTCCTCATCTGTAATATCAGTACGGAACATCACGGTCGATGCCCCGATCTATTGTCCTCTTCCCATGCTCAGAGAGGCATGGAAATGCTTTGAGATTTTGATCTCCAACAGCGACTCGATGTTATGGCAGATCGTGAGATACGAGATCACAGCTCTAGTACAGCTCAGGACCTATCAATGGTCGTTCTCTTCCCTTGGATCAATGATCATTGATCAGTTATTGTCCGAAGAGGACATATGGAATGCTATAGTACTTGCCACCATCCTCTTGCAACGGTCGACGTTCAGTCAGTATGACCATGGACTCCTTGGGTCTTTCAAGAAGGCTCCAGGGTCCAGCTTCGACAAAAGCGTGCTGCCCGATCTCATCACCGGCGAAGGCCCTGTCGACCCTGCTGATATATTCCTTCGGCTCTATGGCAACAACGAGATAGATGCAAGGATCCTGATCGCCCAATCCTTTTTTGCCTCCACGGACCTCTTGGCCCTTAGAATTTTAGAATATCTCGATGTGGTCGACATAATCGGGACGATCGACCGGACGATAGAATCAGGAGAGTTCTTTCTGAAAGATGTGGTCTCATTTGTCCTCGGAAAGGACATGGAGGCTCAGAATGTGAAGAACTGGGTCAAACACAAGTTCGAATATGCCGGGATTGAAGAAACAGCTTATAGATATCTTTGGACCGAGGAGGACGACTGGTATGTACGATTGAATTCTTCAACAATCGCCCTGCTCAACTCATCATATTGCTATCAATTGGTAACACTGCCAGATGGTGTCGGCGTCGATTTAGGTGTGAGGGACATCCTTGCATCGGACGAGTGGAAGGAGTTGATGAGGAATTATATTCTTTCAACTAACGAGCTCATAGACAGCATCACGGCACTGGTCAAGGAGATCTCAACCATCATTGCCTCTACCTCGTCGATATCTTCAATAAGATTACAGCTCGATCCGTACGATGAAAAAGGATTCTTCGAGGAGGTAGAACAAGCGGTCATAACGACCTTAGATTCGTCGGATGGTTATTTCTCAAACTCCGCCGAAAAACTCGTGATAAAGGACGACCGCGACCCCATGGGGCTATCGATGATCAGTTCGATCAAGGATAACAAGGGAGTATTCTTCCAACGCGAGAGGACGTTGCAAGAAGCGATAGACTCTCTGTCTGAGGCAATCTATAACGATGTTCTATCACGAGAAGCATCTTTTGCCAACGCACCTCATGATTATAATGTAGGGACCATTCGTGGGTATATCGAGCAAAGTAAAATACAGAATATCATCCCACAGATAGAGGCGTTCTTTGAGAAGGATGTGGATGAAAGGATCTCGGTCTTAGAGGTAGGACTTATTAGACCATCGCCCGAGGCCCCCTCATTTTGGGGGAATGTAGTCCAAGTCTTGTTAGAGGGCGGATCGGTGGACAAGCTGGGAATGGAGAAATGGGTAGAAGATAACGTGATCGAGATGATCGAGGACATGGTAGCATCGAATGACCTGAAGGGTGGAAAAATTATCATCAACCTCCCACCAGAGTATTCGATGAGCGCATCAAACCTTGAAGGAAAGTACTTAACGATCAATTTGAGGATCGAGACCGACCTGGACAATGGCCTTTTCATCGACGTCAAAGACCCAAAAGAGAACATGGACGGTAGGATCAATCCGAACAGTCACATCACGGACCTGAAAGAAGGAAGCATGTCCCCCTTCATCAACTGCTGGAGCTTTAGCGTAGAGGGCCTTTTCAAGATGCGGTTATCTTTGGTCCAAGGGACCTCGTTCATAGCTCAAAGTTATGAAGGGTTCACTTTTTTTGGGGCGAACAGCGACATCATCGTTTCCTCCGGGTGGCCCCTACCGGAGGTCGATTATCAACCAACAAATACGCTTACTGGTGACATGCTCGACCTCTTCGATCAGATCTATAAAGCATTCAAGGACAGACTACGGACAATAGGGGGAGCCATCTATGATGTTTATCAACTGGTACAATCAATGAGGTCAAGGTCACTTGAGCTGATCTCCAGTTCGTTGCAGGTCGCATCAGATGCGGTCAAGTACACACTCGAGACACTACAGAGCAGCCTAAGAAACATGATCTCAGAGGGCATATGCTCGATCATTGAATCTTTGACGTATGGAAGAAGACTAGACCCGATTGAAATCATGGTACTCGGGGTCACTCTTTCTGTGGAGCTGAATCCCAAAGATAATTGCCTCGCAGGATCAAGAACGATTGTGAAGGTGACATTTGGGTATTTCGCTGGCGATTCAAAGATCAGCGCATCAAGCCGATTATTCAAGGACCCCTCTGGGAATTATAACTTCTTATTGAATGCTTCTATTATATCAGAGAATGTCCGGTTATCTATGGTCATAGATCCGTTCCTTGCATCTTTTCCTCACATCTTAGAGGTCAGAGGATGGGTACAAGGGCTTTATGTCGATCTTTGCATGCCAGAGATCGTTAGATGCAAGCAAATAGGGTTCAGCCTTGCAGATATACCAGGAATCGGTGAGATGCTTTCAAACATCCCCCTCCCGATACCAGGGGCGAAGGGACAGGTCAATGCAGGAATCTCGATCAAATTGGCGACCGCATCTCAATCAGGTCCTGTGATAAACGAGTTTGAATTAAACCCAAAGGGAAAGGACGGAGGGAAAGAATGGGTCGAGATATTCAACCCTTCAAAACAGGTGGTCAGCCTCAGTGGGTGGACGATAGAGACCATGCACGGTAAAAAAATCGTGGACGAACTCGGTGATGTATTGCTTCTTCCATATTCAAGGATGGTATATGAGTTCCAGGCCCAGGCACTAGACAATGGTGGTACTGGCCTCCTTCCTGATGGGGATAGTCTCGTTCTCCGGGACGCTTCTGGAAAGCGTGTGGACACTGCTCCGTTCGTTCCAGACACAAAAAATGATGGAAGAACTTGGCAGCGAGATCATGACGGGTCTGAAAATTGGGTCTTCAGAGAGGGTACGAAAGGATCTCCCAATTCTGAGTCTGTCAGTAGATGGCTCGATCCTGGTGATGCCATGCTCACCCTTGAAGGCATAGTCAGGGAATCTTTGGACATACTAGAGGCATCTGGAGGTTCATTATTTTCCTTGGGGAAGGCAATGGAGATCTCAATGAGGAATGCTTTGACCACCATCATTGAGGATCTTTCAGGCGCCATTATCGAGGTAGGTCTGTTCCTCGAGCTATCATTAGTGGATGAGACCGGGTCGGTCGGATTTACGACACGTTACTCGGTATGCGTTGACAGCTCAATATTGGAAGAGGCCTGGTCTATCGTGTGTAGGACGATGAGGGACATGACAACAGAACCATCATCCTCCATGAGGTCATTGAGCACTTTCGCCTCAGAGGACTTGCTTGCGGAGAATATTTGGTTCGGGCTTTCTGCAGGAGTGAAGATGAAATCTTTAAAATTGCAGGGGAGCAAACAAGCTCTCGCTTGTAAGGCGACCACCGTGGTAAAGGTCAACCTAGCAGCCACCGGGGTGTTCCTTGGAGAGGAGATAGGTGCTCCTAAAATGATCTTCGGAATACTTGTATCAGGCGTTCTGTCTGACAACGTTCCCCTGTTGGGAATGCAGGTAAGTGAGGCCTTGGATCTTTGGCTTATAAAAGGCAGCCTCGTTGCTCCTGAATGA
- a CDS encoding mechanosensitive ion channel family protein, with protein MVGLPSMIFLDIGDEQWMGEVGWPLLFVVFLLVANLYAWSYISRNIEKIRSAEGRFMDRELVNYLEKMIKTLILIFSVFLIIYSISLVWEDFRENVWEPSLQYFVDIAIIIMVFMVAVLLVQILRRAALSRGRQTDPEGASVRGTAQVILLIIGYLIYVGAAMISLVIIVSALYPDMDLFKEIGTFLSDHGNVLVSVIAIFIAIHFATKLIDEILEDYKFKTKKFNPQVIDLFKRSAKYVLWAIALMTVMYSIFAMFNLQDIGFLLIGLFIVLLLVASFISYHALRNISCGMALMGPSIYDLNERIVIDGTLEGDVVQKNLMFTELKLLDGTFVNVPNTKMIDSEIFNVSRSGGKDICVSIAMSFSTPHSEVEGLIEKALEKVGGLSKDIPPLIMVTDIDGDKMVYKVKVHTDDISIADKVRSDLLICIQEAFHQAGFEDLY; from the coding sequence ATGGTCGGCCTGCCATCGATGATCTTTTTAGATATCGGGGATGAACAATGGATGGGCGAAGTAGGTTGGCCCCTATTGTTCGTCGTTTTCCTGCTCGTGGCCAATCTGTATGCATGGTCGTACATATCCAGGAACATCGAGAAGATCCGTTCGGCCGAGGGCAGGTTCATGGACCGTGAGCTTGTAAATTATCTTGAAAAAATGATAAAAACATTGATTTTGATATTCTCGGTCTTTCTCATCATTTATTCCATCTCGCTTGTGTGGGAGGATTTCCGTGAAAATGTTTGGGAACCCTCTCTTCAGTACTTCGTGGATATTGCCATCATCATTATGGTCTTCATGGTGGCGGTCTTATTGGTCCAGATACTTCGACGTGCTGCCCTATCGAGAGGAAGACAAACAGACCCCGAGGGCGCTTCTGTGAGAGGGACCGCACAGGTCATCCTTCTCATAATCGGATATTTGATCTATGTTGGAGCGGCGATGATATCACTTGTCATCATCGTATCAGCACTTTATCCCGACATGGACCTTTTTAAGGAAATTGGCACCTTTTTGAGCGATCATGGTAATGTGCTGGTCTCTGTCATAGCGATTTTCATAGCGATACACTTTGCGACCAAATTGATCGATGAGATCCTCGAGGATTATAAGTTCAAGACTAAAAAATTCAACCCTCAAGTCATCGATCTTTTCAAAAGGTCGGCCAAGTACGTTCTGTGGGCCATCGCATTGATGACCGTTATGTACAGTATCTTCGCAATGTTCAACCTTCAGGACATTGGCTTCCTGTTGATCGGATTGTTCATAGTATTGTTGTTGGTCGCCTCATTCATCTCATATCATGCTCTACGCAACATCTCTTGTGGAATGGCTTTAATGGGACCCAGCATCTATGATCTGAATGAGAGGATAGTCATCGATGGCACGCTGGAAGGAGATGTTGTACAAAAAAATCTGATGTTCACTGAGCTGAAATTATTGGACGGTACATTTGTCAATGTACCGAACACAAAGATGATAGATTCAGAGATATTCAACGTATCCAGATCCGGAGGGAAGGACATATGTGTATCCATAGCCATGTCCTTTTCCACTCCACACTCAGAGGTGGAAGGCCTTATTGAAAAGGCTCTTGAGAAGGTAGGAGGGCTTTCCAAGGACATCCCCCCTTTGATAATGGTGACGGACATTGACGGAGACAAGATGGTGTATAAGGTCAAGGTACATACAGATGACATCTCCATCGCTGACAAGGTAAGGTCAGATCTTTTAATCTGTATACAGGAGGCATTCCATCAGGCGGGATTTGAAGACCTTTATTAA
- a CDS encoding class I SAM-dependent methyltransferase, which translates to MKPHRFEHSNKDDLVSEDRKRSQPPEDIIDRSMIDGGIVADLGCGNGFLTIPLSHVVEKVIALDAQKEMLENLLKRSADRAFNIRPVLAELPAIPLRDESADHIFIVNMLHEIDEKVSMVKEVHRVLRNGGGATVVDFQKKFTKKGPPLNERIEESDVPSIFMGFQLVRHYSFDEFYQYVFRKGP; encoded by the coding sequence GTGAAGCCACATAGATTCGAGCATAGCAACAAAGATGACCTTGTGAGCGAGGATAGAAAAAGGTCCCAACCTCCAGAGGACATCATAGACAGATCGATGATTGACGGAGGTATCGTGGCAGACCTTGGCTGTGGTAACGGATTTCTTACAATACCTTTGTCACATGTCGTTGAGAAGGTCATCGCATTGGATGCCCAGAAAGAAATGCTCGAAAATCTGCTCAAGAGATCTGCTGACCGTGCCTTTAATATCAGACCGGTGTTGGCAGAGCTTCCGGCGATACCATTGAGAGATGAGAGTGCAGACCACATTTTCATTGTCAACATGTTGCATGAGATAGACGAAAAGGTATCGATGGTCAAAGAGGTCCATCGGGTCCTTAGAAATGGTGGGGGGGCCACGGTGGTCGACTTTCAGAAGAAGTTCACAAAAAAAGGCCCACCATTAAATGAGAGAATCGAAGAGAGTGATGTCCCATCTATCTTTATGGGTTTTCAATTGGTGAGACATTACTCTTTTGATGAGTTTTATCAGTATGTATTTAGAAAGGGACCTTAA
- a CDS encoding GNAT family N-acetyltransferase, which produces MLEKVNNDNFDDFFNLIVELARFEHLDPPDNAGKARLREHALSNTPFYEAYIGRLGGRPIAYLIYFFTYSSFLAKPTLYLEDIFILEEQRGKGFGKELFLFCVQRAKDMGCGRVEWSALNWNERAIRFYRSMGAEPLSEWTYFRLTEGAIESLLERNGRLTR; this is translated from the coding sequence ATGCTAGAGAAGGTCAACAATGATAATTTTGATGACTTTTTCAATCTGATCGTCGAACTTGCCAGGTTCGAACATCTTGATCCCCCGGATAATGCTGGCAAGGCGAGGCTCCGAGAGCACGCTCTTTCTAATACACCATTTTATGAGGCGTATATCGGCAGGCTGGGCGGAAGGCCGATCGCATATCTCATCTATTTCTTCACATACTCGTCATTTTTGGCCAAACCGACCTTATATCTTGAAGATATATTCATCCTCGAGGAACAAAGGGGAAAAGGGTTTGGGAAGGAACTTTTCCTCTTCTGCGTCCAAAGGGCAAAAGATATGGGCTGTGGAAGGGTGGAGTGGAGCGCTCTGAACTGGAATGAAAGGGCCATAAGGTTCTATAGATCGATGGGAGCTGAACCTCTTTCTGAATGGACGTATTTTCGATTGACCGAAGGTGCGATCGAATCTCTCCTTGAGAGGAATGGCCGGCTCACTCGATAA
- the serS gene encoding serine--tRNA ligase → MLDINVIRRDPGKIRNMLLNRNYGVEILDQFLSLDSEWRQLIEEGNQLRKRRNEASVEVPKLKGEDKQRVLAEMKTVAARISDIEKRVSEIETIRDELLLQFPNIPHETVPVGSCYDNNVCTVQAYNLRKFDFRPKDHIELGESLDIIDFTRGAKIAGSGFYILKGDGARLERAMINYMLDLHRVQGYKEVFPPVVINRNAVIGTGQYPKMKDDMYWCERDDLWLNPTAEVPVTNMFQDEILDKKHLPIYLTAYLPSFRREAGRHAEMKGIIRVHEFNKVELVKFVHPDTSWEELERLRNDAEDVFKGLELPYRVLLLCTGDMGFASAKTYDIEAFAPGTDKWLECSSCSCFTDFQARRARIKFRPEAHLKSEFVHTLNGSGVALPRTMVSVMENYQTKDGKIVVPKVLRPYMQGQELIE, encoded by the coding sequence ATGTTGGACATCAATGTCATCAGGAGGGACCCCGGGAAGATAAGGAACATGCTCCTCAACCGTAACTATGGTGTGGAAATATTGGACCAGTTCCTTTCTTTGGATTCCGAATGGAGGCAGCTCATAGAAGAGGGCAATCAGCTTAGGAAAAGAAGGAACGAAGCATCTGTCGAGGTCCCTAAATTGAAAGGAGAGGATAAGCAGAGGGTACTTGCTGAAATGAAGACCGTGGCGGCCAGGATATCTGATATCGAAAAAAGGGTATCTGAGATAGAGACCATCAGGGATGAGCTTTTGTTACAGTTCCCGAACATACCGCATGAGACCGTACCGGTTGGTTCCTGCTATGACAACAATGTCTGTACCGTGCAAGCATATAACTTGAGAAAATTCGACTTCAGACCGAAGGACCATATCGAATTGGGGGAGTCCCTGGACATCATCGATTTCACGAGAGGGGCCAAGATCGCTGGGAGCGGGTTCTATATCTTGAAAGGCGATGGGGCCAGGCTTGAAAGGGCTATGATAAACTATATGCTAGACCTTCATAGAGTACAAGGTTACAAGGAGGTTTTCCCCCCAGTAGTGATCAACAGGAATGCCGTCATCGGCACTGGGCAGTACCCCAAGATGAAGGACGATATGTATTGGTGTGAAAGGGACGACCTCTGGTTGAATCCTACTGCTGAGGTGCCGGTCACCAATATGTTCCAAGATGAGATCCTGGATAAGAAGCATCTGCCCATATATCTTACAGCATATCTACCGTCATTCAGAAGAGAAGCTGGTCGTCACGCAGAGATGAAAGGGATAATCCGCGTTCATGAGTTCAATAAGGTCGAGCTCGTGAAATTTGTTCATCCAGACACGTCGTGGGAAGAGCTGGAAAGGCTGAGGAACGACGCCGAGGATGTCTTCAAAGGTTTAGAGCTCCCATACAGGGTGCTCTTGTTATGCACGGGGGATATGGGTTTCGCTTCGGCAAAAACCTATGACATCGAGGCTTTTGCCCCAGGAACGGATAAATGGCTCGAATGTTCTTCATGTAGTTGCTTTACCGATTTCCAAGCAAGGAGGGCCCGTATCAAGTTCAGGCCAGAGGCGCACCTTAAGTCTGAGTTCGTGCATACTCTCAACGGGTCGGGGGTCGCTCTCCCCAGAACAATGGTCTCCGTGATGGAGAACTATCAGACCAAGGATGGTAAGATCGTCGTTCCAAAGGTCCTTCGTCCGTACATGCAGGGACAAGAGCTTATCGAGTGA
- a CDS encoding YhbY family RNA-binding protein, producing the protein MPRTKKDIMRDTNDLRPTVHVGKDGITEGLVSEIKLQLKSNKVVKVRLLPSAGEDKRSIAEQLASEAGALLVDARGSVVTLCERKYFAGH; encoded by the coding sequence ATGCCAAGGACAAAAAAGGACATAATGCGAGATACGAACGATCTCAGGCCAACGGTCCATGTGGGCAAGGATGGTATAACAGAGGGCCTGGTGAGCGAGATAAAGTTGCAATTGAAGTCTAATAAAGTGGTCAAGGTCAGATTGCTTCCTTCGGCTGGGGAGGATAAGAGATCGATCGCCGAACAGCTCGCTTCAGAGGCCGGAGCGCTCTTGGTAGACGCCAGGGGTTCTGTTGTCACGTTGTGCGAGAGAAAGTATTTTGCCGGTCATTGA
- a CDS encoding ribonuclease P protein component 4 (Part of ribonuclease P, a protein complex which generates mature tRNA molecules by cleaving their 5'ends; Archaeal RNase P has multiple protein subunits homologous to eukaryotic nuclear RNase P proteins) — protein MKSLAWTEAYDGALERSRRYNDLARRIAMRCQISMPYNLDVCKECHVSLVPGRTCRVRIGPQRVIVQCTQCGSYRRIPYLKEKRRKSRCQGQKRT, from the coding sequence TTGAAGTCACTGGCTTGGACCGAGGCCTACGATGGTGCCCTTGAAAGGTCTCGGAGGTATAACGATCTAGCACGTCGCATAGCTATGAGATGCCAGATCAGTATGCCATATAATCTGGATGTGTGTAAGGAATGTCATGTATCATTGGTGCCGGGAAGGACATGTCGGGTAAGGATTGGTCCCCAGAGAGTGATAGTACAATGTACTCAGTGCGGTTCTTACAGGCGGATCCCTTACCTAAAGGAAAAGAGGAGGAAATCGCGATGCCAAGGACAAAAAAGGACATAA
- a CDS encoding 50S ribosomal protein L16 translates to MARKPGRMYRQIRGQAYCRREYMGGVPASRISTFDLGVPNGDFAVTLSLKVKEPCQIRHTALEAARIACNRILTNKAGGANYHMKIRVYPHHVLRENKLATGAGADRVSSGMRAAFGKAVGTAARVEPGQTVITVRVPVQYVPAAKEALWSASLKLPTPCFTEIEKGAELVH, encoded by the coding sequence ATGGCAAGGAAGCCAGGAAGGATGTACCGTCAAATCAGGGGACAGGCATACTGCCGCAGGGAGTACATGGGTGGAGTGCCCGCCTCTCGTATCAGCACTTTTGATCTTGGAGTCCCGAATGGAGACTTCGCCGTCACCCTCTCGCTCAAAGTAAAGGAGCCGTGTCAGATAAGGCATACTGCACTGGAGGCAGCCCGTATCGCCTGCAACCGGATACTCACGAACAAGGCAGGCGGTGCGAACTACCACATGAAGATCAGGGTCTATCCTCACCATGTTCTACGCGAGAACAAGCTCGCCACGGGGGCCGGAGCCGACCGTGTATCGAGCGGAATGAGGGCGGCGTTCGGAAAGGCCGTCGGTACGGCCGCCAGGGTCGAGCCTGGACAGACCGTGATCACTGTACGTGTCCCGGTCCAGTATGTGCCAGCGGCAAAGGAGGCCCTCTGGAGCGCTTCTTTGAAATTGCCCACTCCATGCTTTACCGAGATAGAGAAAGGTGCAGAGCTGGTCCATTAA